From Anopheles arabiensis isolate DONGOLA chromosome 3, AaraD3, whole genome shotgun sequence, a single genomic window includes:
- the LOC120903946 gene encoding uncharacterized protein LOC120903946 isoform X2: MNSATKVGEIFTAAGAAFNSLGELTMQLHPSSDSPTGSQIRHTLKKKAFEDAGLPVRQLTQPTSTQSHHLQQQAQQQQQQIIVTSSAHYEEGVPSSTVIAHPMVIESVIKDDNTESSGLLCQPADISMTLNRLNTQEHEADVEGMASSEMKLEFEPGTEEVAG, from the exons ATGAATTCTGCCACTAAG GTAGGGGAGATTTTTACCGCTGCCGGTGCTGCATTCAACAGCCTGGGAGAGCTAACGATGCAACTGCACCCTTCGTCCGATTCTCCAACCGG ATCGCAAATCCGGCACACGCTCAAGAAGAAAGCGTTCGAAGATGCTGGCCTACCGGTCAGGCAGCTAACGCAACCCACTTCCACACAGTCACATCACCTGCAGCAAcaagcgcagcagcagcagcagcaaatcatTGTTACGTCCTCTGCACACTACGAGGAGGGAGTTCCTTCCTCTACCGTAATTGCACATCCGATGGTGATCGAATCGGTCATAAAGGACGATAATACCGAGTCGAGCGGGTTGCTTTGCCAACCGGCCGACATTTCGATGACGCTAAACCGGCTAAACACGCAGGAACACGAGGCAGACGTGGAGGGAATGGCTTCCAGCGAAATGAAGCTCGAGTTCGAACCGGGCACGGAAGAAGTGGCCGGGTGA
- the LOC120903946 gene encoding uncharacterized protein LOC120903946 isoform X1, with translation MNSATKVGEIFTAAGAAFNSLGELTMQLHPSSDSPTGSKWTDEEIEMLRSAVTRFSEDLSKISQRIKGRTVSQIRHTLKKKAFEDAGLPVRQLTQPTSTQSHHLQQQAQQQQQQIIVTSSAHYEEGVPSSTVIAHPMVIESVIKDDNTESSGLLCQPADISMTLNRLNTQEHEADVEGMASSEMKLEFEPGTEEVAG, from the exons ATGAATTCTGCCACTAAG GTAGGGGAGATTTTTACCGCTGCCGGTGCTGCATTCAACAGCCTGGGAGAGCTAACGATGCAACTGCACCCTTCGTCCGATTCTCCAACCGG GAGCAAATGGACAGATGAAGAAATAGAGATGCTTCGGTCCGCAGTCACACGGTTCAGTGAGGATTTGAGCAAAATCAGTCAGCGCATCAAAGGCCGTACGGT ATCGCAAATCCGGCACACGCTCAAGAAGAAAGCGTTCGAAGATGCTGGCCTACCGGTCAGGCAGCTAACGCAACCCACTTCCACACAGTCACATCACCTGCAGCAAcaagcgcagcagcagcagcagcaaatcatTGTTACGTCCTCTGCACACTACGAGGAGGGAGTTCCTTCCTCTACCGTAATTGCACATCCGATGGTGATCGAATCGGTCATAAAGGACGATAATACCGAGTCGAGCGGGTTGCTTTGCCAACCGGCCGACATTTCGATGACGCTAAACCGGCTAAACACGCAGGAACACGAGGCAGACGTGGAGGGAATGGCTTCCAGCGAAATGAAGCTCGAGTTCGAACCGGGCACGGAAGAAGTGGCCGGGTGA
- the LOC120904543 gene encoding uncharacterized protein LOC120904543 encodes MNERVGIVEWRTSAHRGTNFGRKVSAGEGRPSTGGTAHRGQSGPGFLCKQQAVVTKSPSNNGHGIARRNTTVSKNNPSGLLGLLIALVHYASPGYYATKKWALRGPILPFSFGIEGKFHIHTTSTTRFCCP; translated from the exons ATGAACGAACGCGTGGGCATCGTGGAGTGGCGCACGTCGGCACATCGCGGCACAAACTTCGGGCGCAAGGTCTCAGCAGGCGAAGGTCGTCCATCGACTGGCGGTACCGCGCACCGTGGCCAGAGCGGGCCCGGCTTCTTGTG TAAGCAACAAGCTGTAGTGACCAAATCTCCAAGCAACAACGGCCACGGCATTGCTAGGCGCAACACAACAGTTTCTAAAAATAACCCCTCCGGATTGCTTGGATTGCTTATCGCGCTCGTACACTACGCCTCCCCGGGCTACTACGCAACTAAGAAATGGGCTCTGCGGGGGCCGATTCTACCGTTTTCATTTGGCATCGAAGGGAAGTTCCACATACATACAACCTCCACAACACGGTTTTGTTGTCCATAG